AAGCGCCGCGAAGGCGATTCTCGTTTAAAAACGTAGCTTTGCACCCCGAGATTGTAACACAACCGTTGCCCCTCCCCAACGCCACCCAGGGTGCGTTTTGCGCTTTTTCATGCGGTTTTCCGGTCCTTACCGACTGTTGTCTACACTACTTTTTGTAGTCTGAGATATCGATCCACCGGATATGCTGAGGATCCGGGCCCGGCGCAGCACTCCGGGTTCGAAGTAGCGGAGGTTGGTGGTGGAGATCACGGCCTGGGTGCTCTCCAGAAAGCATCTGGCCAGGTAATCTCTCCGGCGCTCGTCGAGCTCGCTCATGACGTCGTCGAAGAGCAGCACCGGATCCTGACCGGTGGCGTTGCGGATATAGTCCCGGGCGGCGAACTTGAGCGCGAGGGTGGCCAGGCGCTGCTGGCCCTGTGACCCGTAGGTGGTGAGGTCGATGCCGTTCAGCAGGATCCTGAGGTCGTCCCGGTGAGGCCCCACCGAGGTGGTGCCACGCTCTATGTCGGCGCCGTGAGCCTCTCTGAGAGCCTCGGCGTAGTCTTCGGGGGTCGCACTATGGGAATAGCTCACGGAGGCCTTCTGAGGGCCGTACAGGGCGCTCATGGCGGCTCCGAAATGCTCGTCGAGGGGTCCTGCGGCGGCCGCGCGCCCCGCGAGCAACTCGAGCCCCAGTTCCACCACCTTCCGGTCCCAGGTGGCGAGGGTGCGTTTGGAGGAGAGTCCGTCCCGAATGCGTCGCAGCAGCTGGTTGCGCTGCTGGATGGCCTTCGAGTACTCGGCCACCGCCCGGGCGTAGGCCGGACGCAGCGAGGAGAGCAGGGCGTCCAGAAACGTCCGACGGTCTGCGGGAGCCCCCTTGACAACCCGGATGTCGTCGGGGAAGAAGGTGACCGCCCTCACCCCGACCGCCCCGGCGGCGTAGCGGGCGAGCGACTCCACCGGCGCGCCGTCCACCGTGAGGCGCTTTTTGCTGCCGGGCGCATACCCGACGGCCACCCGGCGCTCATGCTCTCCATCGGCGATGCGGGCCTCCACCCGCACAAAGGACTCTCCCCAGCGGACGACCTCGGAGTCATTGGGGGTCCGGGGAGAGGAGCCCGCGACGACGAAGGCCAGGGCCTCCAGGAGGTTCGTCTTTCCCTGGGCGTTCTCCCCGACGATGACGTTCAGGCCCGGCGAGAGGAGGGCGGTCGCGCCGGCGTAGTTCCGGAAGTTCACGAGCCGGACGGCCCGGACGTAGGCGCTCAAGAGGCCTCCAGCCGCTCTCTCCCCACCTCCACGACGTCACCGGGGCGCAGCCTGCGGCCGCGCCGGGTCTCCACCTCGCCGTTCACACGCACCTCTCCGGATTGGATCACGAGCTTCGCCTCCCCGCCGGAGCCCACGACCCTCGCCAGCTTGAGGGCCTGGCCGAGCGTTATGCCGGCCGGAACCTTCACCACCGTCAGGTGCGCGCAGGGTCTCTCATCGGCATGATCAGGTAGCGAAAGTCCGGCTCCTCCTCCCCGTTGGGGACGATGAGCCCGGGCTTTAGCGGCTCGTTGAACTTGAAGACCACCTTCTCGGTGTCGACCGCGGAGATGCCGTCCAGCAGATAGCCGGGGTTGAAGGAGATCGTAAAGTCGTCCTCGCTGCTGGCCGGTATGCGCTCGTGGGCCTCGCCGACCTCGCCGCTGCGGACCACGACCTCCACCGAGCCCTCGGAGAAGACGAGGCTCACCGGCACGGGCGGCGTCTGCCGCTGGGCGAAGAGGTTGACCCGCCGGAGGCTGCCCACGATCTCGTCGCGATCCACGGAGATCTCACGCTCAAAGCTCGCCGGGATGAGCCTGCCGTACTCGGGGAAGTTCCCTGCTATGAGCCTGGTCCCGAGCAGCACGTCTCCTATGCGGAACAAGGCCTGACTCTCGGAGAGCTGCACCTCTATCCGTTCCTCGTCGGAGCCCGAGAAGATCCTCCCGACCTCCTGCATCGCCCGGGCCGGGATTATGGCCTCCCGCTTGCCCTCGAAGGTGGTGGCGAGCTCGGTCTCCTTTATGCTGAGCCGGTAGGAATCGGTGGTGACCATCCTGAGCCGGGAGTCCTCGAAGCTTATGAGGATGCCCGTGAGTACGGGACGCGTCTCGTCCCGCGAGTAGGACCTGGAGACCTTCTCCACGGTCTCCACGAGCGCCTCGCCGGAGACTTTAAAGGATCCCTCCGCGGAGAACTCCGGCAAAGCCGGAAATTCCTCCGCAGCGTAAGCCCGAATCCGATACTCGTTCTCCCGGGAGCGGAGCACCGCAACGCCTTCCCCGACGTCGTGCTCCAGCACCAGCATCCCATCCGGCAGCGAACGCACCACATCATTGAAGATGCGCGCGGGTATCACCAAACGTCCCGGTTCCTCAACCTCCGCCGGCGAACGGGTCCGGATGGAGAGCTCCATGTCCGTCGCCGAAAGCTCCAACCTCTCCCCCCGAGCCTCCACCAGAACCCCGCTCAGCACCTGCTGCGGAGACCTGGTGGCCACCCCACGCGATACCAGACCGAGTTTTCCTCCGAGAACACCGATGTTGCAAACGGCCCTCACGCTACCTCCACTTCGAGCTTATTATTATTCTCCATACATATATCTATTGGATTAATAATAATAATAAGGGCTGTGGATATGTGGATAACCTCCTGATTTCCCCTTATCCAAGCCAAAAACTCCCAGCAATCCCTGTGGATAAAGTTGTGGATAACCCTCGTCTTTTTGTGGATAACCTGTGGATAAATCCACCACTTATCCACAGGTCCAGGCTGTCCACAAAATTATCCACAGACTTATCCACAGATCTTACCCCTCTTGTCCACAGCTTTATCCACAGGTTATCTACAATAGTATGCTTGTTTCCGGGTAGGTGTCGCAGATTTATCCACAAATCGGGTCGTTTATCCACAATTTCTGTGGATAAGTCGCAGGTTCTGTGGATGGATATTTGCGGGTTATCCACAGGTAGGACGACGCCTGTGGATAACGTGTGGATAGATCTTGGCTCTGGAGGGGGGATCGGTGTTACAATCTCCCTCCCCTGAGGGCAGGGGGTCATCGCTTGCTTTTTATATGGTAGGTGATCTCATGTATCTGGTTGAAGGTATCGCGGTCGCTGTTTATGAGGTTTGCGATCTTATTGGTGGCGTGCATCACGGTGGAGTGATCTCGGCCGCCGAAGGCCTTGCCGATTTTGGGCAGTGACTCGTCGGTGAGTTCGCGGGAGAGGTACATGGCCACCTGCCGGGGGTAGGCGAAGGCCTTGGACCTGCTGGTGCCCACGAGATCTTCCTTAGAGATACCGAAGTACCGGCAGACTTCGTGCTGGATGAGCTCGATTGGGATCTCACGGTAGTCCGAGTCGGGGAG
The Rubrobacter xylanophilus genome window above contains:
- the recF gene encoding DNA replication/repair protein RecF (All proteins in this family for which functions are known are DNA-binding proteins that assist the filamentation of RecA onto DNA for the initiation of recombination or recombinational repair.), which translates into the protein MSAYVRAVRLVNFRNYAGATALLSPGLNVIVGENAQGKTNLLEALAFVVAGSSPRTPNDSEVVRWGESFVRVEARIADGEHERRVAVGYAPGSKKRLTVDGAPVESLARYAAGAVGVRAVTFFPDDIRVVKGAPADRRTFLDALLSSLRPAYARAVAEYSKAIQQRNQLLRRIRDGLSSKRTLATWDRKVVELGLELLAGRAAAAGPLDEHFGAAMSALYGPQKASVSYSHSATPEDYAEALREAHGADIERGTTSVGPHRDDLRILLNGIDLTTYGSQGQQRLATLALKFAARDYIRNATGQDPVLLFDDVMSELDERRRDYLARCFLESTQAVISTTNLRYFEPGVLRRARILSISGGSISQTTKSSVDNSR
- a CDS encoding RNA-binding S4 domain-containing protein; the encoded protein is MKVPAGITLGQALKLARVVGSGGEAKLVIQSGEVRVNGEVETRRGRRLRPGDVVEVGRERLEAS
- the dnaN gene encoding DNA polymerase III subunit beta, with protein sequence MRAVCNIGVLGGKLGLVSRGVATRSPQQVLSGVLVEARGERLELSATDMELSIRTRSPAEVEEPGRLVIPARIFNDVVRSLPDGMLVLEHDVGEGVAVLRSRENEYRIRAYAAEEFPALPEFSAEGSFKVSGEALVETVEKVSRSYSRDETRPVLTGILISFEDSRLRMVTTDSYRLSIKETELATTFEGKREAIIPARAMQEVGRIFSGSDEERIEVQLSESQALFRIGDVLLGTRLIAGNFPEYGRLIPASFEREISVDRDEIVGSLRRVNLFAQRQTPPVPVSLVFSEGSVEVVVRSGEVGEAHERIPASSEDDFTISFNPGYLLDGISAVDTEKVVFKFNEPLKPGLIVPNGEEEPDFRYLIMPMRDPART